One window from the genome of Mycolicibacterium gadium encodes:
- the mbp1 gene encoding microaggregate-binding protein 1 — protein sequence MTEKNSGPEEGIKGAVEDVKGKTKEAVGTVTGRDDMVREGKAQQDKADAQQDAAKKEAEAEAARGGAKAAEERQKSEQ from the coding sequence ATGACTGAGAAGAACAGTGGCCCTGAAGAAGGCATCAAGGGTGCCGTTGAGGACGTCAAGGGCAAGACGAAGGAAGCCGTCGGCACGGTGACCGGCCGCGACGACATGGTCCGCGAAGGCAAGGCCCAGCAGGACAAGGCCGACGCTCAGCAGGACGCCGCCAAGAAGGAAGCGGAGGCCGAAGCCGCGCGCGGAGGAGCCAAGGCGGCCGAGGAGCGGCAAAAGTCCGAGCAGTAG
- the lat gene encoding L-lysine 6-transaminase, which translates to MTAVLTQSAQEVSAASVVRPADVHDVLARSILADGMDLVLDVDRSSGSYLVDARTGKRYLDMFTFFASSALGMNHPALADDEDFRAELAQAAVNKPSNSDIYSVPMARFVSTFARVLGDPALPHLFFVDGGALAVENALKVAFDWKSRHNEANGIDPALGTKVLHLRGAFHGRSGYTLSLTNTDPNKVARFPKFDWPRIDAPYLRPGADMDAVEAESLRQARAAFEADPHDIACFIAEPIQGEGGDRHFRPQFFAAMRDLCDEFDALLIFDEVQTGCGMTGTPWAYQQLGVAPDVVAFGKKTQVCGVMAGGRVDEVPDNVFAVSSRINSTWGGNLVDMVRCRRILEVVESDQLMIRAAHAGRYLLDRLAELAVEFPEQVFDVRGRGLMCAFSLPSAAQRDELIAKLWDRGVIMLASGPDSVRFRPALTVSRPEIDAAVDAARDALR; encoded by the coding sequence ATGACCGCTGTTCTGACGCAATCTGCCCAAGAAGTCTCCGCGGCCTCGGTGGTCCGTCCGGCCGACGTTCATGACGTGCTGGCCCGCAGCATCCTGGCCGACGGTATGGACCTCGTTCTCGACGTCGACCGCTCATCGGGCTCGTACCTGGTCGACGCGCGCACCGGCAAGCGCTACCTCGACATGTTCACGTTCTTCGCGTCGTCGGCCCTCGGGATGAACCATCCGGCGCTCGCGGATGACGAGGACTTCCGCGCCGAACTCGCCCAGGCCGCGGTCAACAAACCCAGTAACTCCGACATCTACTCGGTGCCGATGGCGCGTTTCGTGTCGACCTTCGCGCGCGTGCTCGGTGACCCGGCGTTGCCTCACCTGTTCTTCGTCGACGGGGGAGCGCTGGCCGTCGAGAACGCGTTGAAGGTCGCGTTCGATTGGAAGAGCAGGCACAACGAGGCGAATGGGATCGACCCCGCCCTCGGTACCAAGGTGCTGCATCTGCGCGGCGCCTTCCACGGCCGCAGCGGCTACACGCTCTCGTTGACCAACACCGACCCCAACAAGGTCGCCCGGTTCCCGAAGTTCGATTGGCCGCGCATCGACGCGCCGTACCTGAGGCCCGGCGCCGATATGGATGCGGTGGAAGCCGAGTCGCTCCGTCAGGCCCGTGCGGCGTTCGAAGCCGACCCGCACGACATCGCGTGCTTCATCGCCGAGCCCATCCAGGGTGAGGGCGGCGACCGCCACTTCCGGCCGCAGTTCTTCGCAGCGATGCGTGACCTGTGCGACGAATTCGACGCTTTGTTGATCTTCGACGAGGTGCAGACCGGCTGCGGAATGACCGGAACCCCTTGGGCGTACCAGCAATTGGGTGTTGCGCCCGATGTGGTCGCATTCGGCAAGAAGACCCAGGTCTGTGGCGTCATGGCCGGCGGCCGGGTCGACGAGGTGCCCGACAACGTGTTCGCCGTCAGCTCCCGCATCAACTCGACGTGGGGCGGCAACCTCGTCGACATGGTGCGTTGTCGGCGCATCCTGGAGGTCGTCGAGTCCGACCAGCTGATGATCCGGGCCGCCCATGCGGGTCGATACCTGCTCGACCGGCTCGCTGAGCTTGCGGTGGAGTTCCCGGAGCAGGTGTTCGATGTGCGAGGGCGCGGCCTGATGTGCGCGTTCAGCCTGCCCAGTGCGGCACAGCGCGATGAGCTGATCGCCAAGCTGTGGGACCGCGGCGTGATCATGCTCGCCAGCGGACCGGACAGCGTGAGGTTCCGGCCCGCGCTGACGGTATCGCGCCCAGAGATCGATGCCGCCGTCGACGCGGCGCGGGACGCGCTGCGCTAA
- a CDS encoding PAS and ANTAR domain-containing protein, protein MTDELAELGGQTPIEHALAGGDPQRVGSFKFFFADERWEWSPQVQRMHGYEPGDVQPTTDLVLSHKHPDDYGQVAATLDEIRRTSGAFSTRHRIIDTHGEIHHVVVVGNQLFDDAGSVVGTHGFYVDVTPSMQQRHDRILSEAVAEIAETRGGIEQAKGMLMVVYRISADSAFELLKWRSQETNTTLRALAEQITRDFLELRYDEALPPRSAYDRLLLTAHQRIST, encoded by the coding sequence ATGACCGATGAGCTGGCCGAACTCGGGGGGCAGACGCCCATCGAGCACGCGCTGGCCGGCGGCGATCCGCAGCGTGTGGGTTCTTTCAAGTTCTTCTTCGCCGACGAACGCTGGGAGTGGTCACCCCAGGTTCAGCGGATGCACGGCTACGAGCCGGGCGACGTGCAACCGACCACCGATCTGGTGCTCTCGCACAAGCACCCCGACGACTACGGTCAAGTTGCCGCGACGTTGGACGAGATCCGCCGGACGTCGGGCGCCTTCTCCACCCGGCACCGCATCATCGACACCCACGGGGAGATTCACCACGTCGTCGTGGTGGGTAACCAGCTGTTCGACGACGCCGGGTCGGTGGTGGGGACGCACGGCTTCTATGTCGACGTGACACCCTCCATGCAACAACGTCACGACCGGATCCTCAGCGAGGCGGTCGCGGAGATCGCGGAGACCAGAGGCGGCATCGAGCAGGCAAAAGGCATGCTGATGGTGGTCTACCGGATCAGCGCCGACTCGGCGTTCGAGCTGCTCAAGTGGCGCTCGCAGGAGACCAATACCACACTGCGGGCGCTGGCCGAACAGATCACCAGAGATTTCCTGGAGTTGCGGTACGACGAGGCACTGCCGCCCCGCAGCGCGTACGACCGCCTGCTGCTCACCGCGCATCAGCGCATCTCGACCTAG
- a CDS encoding TetR/AcrR family transcriptional regulator encodes MAGPRRRLSPDERRNELLTLGAEVFGQRPYDEVRIDEIAERAGVSRALMYHYFPDKRAFFAAVVSAESERLFHATNAQPRPDLSLFDQLREGVIAYLRYYDENPNVAWAAHVGLGRTDPVLRGIEDVDNDRQAERIVAGLAGDQLDAKVERDLRIVVYGWLAFTLEMCRQRMLDPSTDVDVVADACTHALLDTVSRVPGIPEALAETIAAARP; translated from the coding sequence ATGGCTGGGCCCCGACGGCGGTTGTCTCCAGACGAGCGCCGCAACGAACTGCTCACCCTCGGCGCCGAGGTGTTCGGGCAGCGACCCTACGACGAGGTCCGCATCGACGAGATCGCCGAGAGAGCCGGCGTATCGCGCGCGCTGATGTACCACTATTTCCCCGACAAGCGGGCATTCTTCGCGGCGGTGGTGAGCGCCGAGAGTGAGCGCCTGTTCCACGCGACCAACGCGCAGCCACGACCCGACCTGAGCCTGTTCGACCAGCTGCGTGAGGGTGTCATCGCCTACCTCCGCTACTACGACGAGAACCCGAACGTCGCGTGGGCGGCCCACGTGGGCCTCGGCCGCACCGATCCGGTCCTGCGCGGCATCGAAGACGTCGACAACGACCGGCAGGCCGAACGCATCGTCGCCGGCCTCGCCGGCGATCAGCTGGACGCCAAGGTCGAACGCGACCTGCGCATCGTCGTCTACGGATGGTTGGCCTTCACCCTCGAGATGTGCAGGCAACGGATGCTGGACCCGTCGACCGACGTCGACGTCGTCGCCGACGCGTGCACGCACGCCCTGCTGGACACGGTCTCGCGGGTTCCCGGGATTCCCGAAGCGCTGGCAGAGACCATCGCGGCCGCACGTCCCTGA
- the hglS gene encoding 2-oxoadipate dioxygenase/decarboxylase, with amino-acid sequence MTARVHTWQLRAEFAAALSRLYAAEAPMYSTLVEVSAEVNGGLGATERVITERHGAIRVGSPRELADVADLFAAFGMFGVGFYDLRDADPPVPVVSTAFRPIDSDELEHNPFRVFTSMLATADERFFAPDLRARVERFLAGRQLFDPALIAEARRIASEAGTDRDSADRFIAAAVDAFALSREPIDRAWYDELARVSAVAADIAGVRTTHINHLTPRVLDIDELYLRMSQHGVEMIDAIQGPPRCDGPAVLLRQTSFRALSEPRRFRDEDGQVSEGTLRVRFGEVESRGVALTAEGRRRYDRAMAEADPAAMWSTYFPTTDEAMAASGLAYYRGGDPSKPVVYEDFLPASAAGIFRSNLDSDSQAHDEADSSQYSLHWMAGQVGHHIHDPYDLYEKAASQ; translated from the coding sequence ATGACGGCCCGCGTTCACACCTGGCAGTTGCGTGCGGAGTTCGCCGCCGCGCTGTCCCGGCTGTACGCCGCCGAGGCGCCGATGTACTCGACACTCGTCGAGGTCAGCGCCGAGGTGAACGGCGGACTGGGCGCTACCGAACGGGTGATCACGGAGCGTCACGGCGCGATCCGGGTCGGCAGCCCGCGCGAACTCGCCGACGTCGCAGACCTGTTCGCCGCCTTCGGCATGTTCGGAGTCGGCTTCTACGATCTACGCGACGCGGACCCCCCCGTGCCGGTGGTGTCGACGGCGTTTCGACCGATCGACTCAGACGAGTTGGAGCACAACCCGTTTCGGGTGTTCACCTCGATGTTGGCCACGGCCGACGAGAGATTCTTCGCCCCTGACCTGCGCGCCCGAGTCGAGCGGTTCCTGGCCGGCAGGCAGCTGTTCGATCCCGCGCTGATCGCCGAGGCGCGGCGCATCGCGTCCGAAGCAGGCACAGATCGCGACAGCGCCGACCGGTTTATCGCCGCCGCCGTCGACGCGTTCGCCCTGTCACGTGAGCCGATCGACCGGGCATGGTACGACGAGTTGGCCCGCGTGTCCGCGGTCGCCGCCGACATCGCCGGGGTGCGCACCACACACATCAATCACCTGACGCCGCGGGTTCTCGACATCGACGAGCTGTACCTGCGGATGTCGCAGCACGGCGTCGAGATGATCGACGCAATTCAAGGACCCCCGCGATGCGACGGGCCCGCCGTGCTGCTGCGGCAGACGTCGTTTCGGGCGCTGTCCGAACCGAGACGTTTCCGCGACGAGGATGGCCAGGTGTCCGAGGGCACGTTGCGCGTCCGCTTCGGGGAGGTCGAGTCGCGCGGCGTCGCATTGACCGCCGAGGGCAGGCGACGCTACGACCGGGCGATGGCCGAAGCCGATCCGGCAGCGATGTGGAGCACGTACTTCCCCACCACCGACGAGGCCATGGCAGCCTCGGGGCTGGCCTATTACCGCGGTGGCGATCCGTCGAAACCGGTTGTCTACGAGGATTTTCTGCCCGCCTCGGCGGCCGGGATCTTCCGCTCCAACCTCGATTCCGATTCGCAAGCCCACGACGAGGCGGACAGTTCGCAGTACAGCCTGCACTGGATGGCCGGACAAGTCGGCCACCACATCCACGATCCCTACGATCTCTACGAGAAAGCCGCATCACAATGA
- a CDS encoding restriction endonuclease, whose product MSPHASTIRRVALKWQLLAAGCLGAVVWMLGMTPAWSLVVAAAAPLVIGAAPHFIRGAIHGISTPHRREDVAAAMSGTEFEDYVARIARSSGAPVIMTSTTGDWGVDIIVGRRPNRVAIQCKRQARPVGAGAIQEVVAGAPMHDCANTMVVTNHEFTPAARKLAELHGCELVGGSDLPRLRAIIKRLTAPTTPTEV is encoded by the coding sequence ATGTCGCCGCACGCCTCTACCATTCGCCGCGTGGCGCTGAAGTGGCAATTGCTCGCCGCGGGCTGCCTCGGCGCGGTCGTCTGGATGCTGGGCATGACGCCGGCGTGGAGCTTGGTGGTTGCCGCGGCGGCTCCGTTGGTCATCGGCGCGGCGCCGCACTTCATCCGCGGCGCAATCCACGGCATCAGTACCCCCCATCGCCGCGAGGATGTGGCCGCGGCGATGTCGGGCACTGAGTTCGAGGACTACGTTGCACGGATCGCGCGGTCCAGCGGGGCACCGGTGATCATGACGTCGACCACCGGCGACTGGGGCGTCGACATCATCGTCGGCAGGCGTCCCAATCGCGTTGCCATTCAATGCAAACGACAGGCGCGACCCGTCGGCGCGGGCGCCATCCAGGAGGTCGTTGCGGGTGCGCCGATGCACGACTGCGCCAATACCATGGTGGTCACGAACCATGAATTCACCCCTGCCGCACGCAAACTGGCGGAGCTGCACGGTTGCGAACTGGTCGGCGGCTCCGATCTGCCCCGCCTGCGGGCGATCATCAAACGCCTGACAGCGCCCACCACACCGACCGAGGTTTAG
- a CDS encoding flavodoxin family protein → MTDQPLTALALVCSLKPSPAPSSSQLMAEHVCEQLREQGVKTEVVRCVDFAISPGVEADMGDGDEWPKIREKVLRSDILVLATPVWLGNPSSVTQRVLERLDAELSNTDDADRPLMVGKVAVVAVVGNEDGAHKVIADCFQGLNDVGYSIPAQCSTYWNGEAMQSKDYNDLDEVPEAIASATAAAARNAAHLASLLSERQYPSYR, encoded by the coding sequence ATGACCGATCAGCCACTGACGGCGCTTGCACTCGTATGCAGCCTCAAGCCCAGCCCGGCACCATCCAGTAGCCAGTTGATGGCCGAGCATGTCTGCGAACAGCTGCGCGAGCAAGGCGTGAAGACCGAAGTTGTGCGCTGTGTCGATTTCGCGATCTCGCCCGGTGTCGAGGCCGATATGGGTGACGGTGACGAGTGGCCGAAGATTCGCGAAAAGGTGTTGAGATCCGACATTCTGGTGCTCGCCACCCCGGTGTGGCTGGGCAATCCGTCGAGTGTCACGCAACGGGTACTGGAACGCCTGGACGCCGAACTGTCCAACACCGACGACGCCGACCGGCCGCTCATGGTCGGCAAGGTGGCGGTGGTCGCGGTCGTCGGCAACGAAGACGGCGCGCACAAGGTCATCGCCGATTGCTTCCAGGGGCTCAACGACGTCGGATACTCGATTCCCGCGCAGTGTTCGACGTATTGGAACGGTGAGGCCATGCAGTCCAAGGACTACAACGACCTCGACGAAGTGCCGGAGGCGATCGCTTCGGCCACGGCGGCGGCGGCCCGTAACGCTGCTCATTTGGCGAGCTTGCTGAGCGAACGGCAATACCCGTCCTACCGGTGA
- the amaB gene encoding L-piperidine-6-carboxylate dehydrogenase, translating to MTTMQKSQLPTADDLRAQARNALAAVGSAVELGEPGAHGVPASTPITGDVLFTVAATSPQQADAAIAEAGQAFTTWRTTPAPVRGALVARLGELLVEHKADVAALVTLEAGKITSEALGEVQEMIDICQFAVGLSRQLYGKTIASERPGHRLMETWHPLGVVGVITAFNFPVAVWAWNTAIALVCGDTVVWKPSELTPLTALACQALIERAADEVGVPREVSRLIQGGREVGERLVDDPRVALLSATGSVRMGQQVGPRVAQRFGKVLLELGGNNAAIVTPSADLDLAVRGIVFSAAGTAGQRCTTMRRLIVHSSVADELVGRIVAAYRQLPIGEPAADGTLVGPLIHETAYRDMVRALERARADGGEVFGGERHELGDDSAYYVAPAVVRMPGQTDVVHAETFAPILYVMTYDELDEAIAMNNAVPQGLSSSIFTMDMREAERFMAADGSDCGIANVNIGTSGAEIGGAFGGEKQTGGGRESGSDSWKAYMRRATNTVNYSSELPLAQGVHFG from the coding sequence ATGACGACCATGCAGAAGTCCCAACTTCCCACCGCCGACGATTTGCGGGCCCAGGCACGCAACGCCCTGGCAGCCGTCGGCTCCGCCGTCGAACTCGGCGAGCCCGGTGCACACGGCGTCCCGGCCAGCACCCCGATCACCGGCGACGTGCTGTTCACCGTCGCAGCGACCAGCCCGCAGCAGGCCGATGCAGCCATTGCCGAAGCGGGGCAGGCATTTACGACATGGCGGACCACCCCCGCGCCGGTCCGCGGCGCGTTGGTCGCCCGCCTTGGCGAGCTGCTGGTCGAGCACAAGGCCGATGTGGCGGCGCTCGTCACCCTCGAGGCGGGCAAGATCACGTCCGAGGCGCTGGGTGAGGTGCAGGAGATGATCGACATCTGCCAGTTCGCCGTCGGACTGTCGCGTCAGCTCTACGGCAAGACCATCGCGTCCGAACGCCCGGGGCACCGGTTGATGGAGACGTGGCATCCGCTGGGCGTGGTCGGGGTCATCACCGCGTTCAACTTCCCGGTCGCGGTCTGGGCCTGGAACACGGCGATCGCGCTGGTCTGTGGTGACACGGTGGTGTGGAAGCCTTCGGAGCTGACGCCGCTGACGGCGCTGGCGTGCCAGGCGCTGATCGAGCGAGCCGCCGACGAAGTGGGCGTCCCGCGGGAGGTCAGCCGGCTGATTCAGGGTGGCCGCGAGGTCGGCGAGCGCCTGGTCGACGATCCCCGGGTGGCCCTGCTGTCCGCCACGGGTTCGGTGCGGATGGGTCAGCAGGTCGGACCGAGGGTGGCTCAGCGATTCGGCAAGGTGCTGCTCGAGCTCGGCGGGAACAACGCCGCGATCGTCACGCCGTCGGCCGATCTGGATCTCGCGGTGCGCGGCATCGTGTTCTCCGCCGCGGGCACTGCCGGACAGCGATGCACGACGATGCGTCGGCTGATCGTGCACTCGTCGGTCGCCGACGAACTCGTCGGCCGGATCGTGGCGGCCTACCGGCAGCTGCCGATCGGTGAGCCGGCGGCCGACGGCACGTTGGTCGGGCCGCTGATCCACGAGACCGCCTACCGCGACATGGTCAGGGCACTCGAGCGGGCACGCGCCGACGGCGGCGAGGTATTCGGGGGCGAGCGCCACGAACTCGGTGACGACAGCGCGTATTACGTCGCGCCGGCCGTCGTCCGCATGCCCGGGCAGACCGACGTAGTGCACGCCGAGACGTTCGCACCGATTCTCTATGTGATGACCTACGACGAGTTGGACGAGGCGATCGCGATGAACAATGCCGTGCCGCAGGGTCTTTCGTCGTCGATCTTCACCATGGATATGCGCGAGGCGGAACGGTTCATGGCCGCCGACGGTTCGGACTGCGGCATCGCCAACGTCAACATCGGCACCTCGGGCGCGGAGATCGGCGGTGCCTTCGGCGGCGAGAAGCAGACCGGCGGCGGGCGTGAGTCGGGTTCGGACTCGTGGAAGGCGTACATGCGCCGGGCCACCAACACCGTCAACTACTCGTCGGAGCTGCCACTCGCCCAGGGTGTGCACTTCGGCTAG
- the usfY gene encoding protein UsfY: MKGPKDPVDHARTTRPHAGESMKDNKIMPGLILIGVALVLFVSCLAAFATKHHDVGLMLASLAGVGFVAGGGWLMIEHLRVRRIEDRWYAEHPDALRQRPSS; encoded by the coding sequence ATGAAAGGCCCGAAGGACCCCGTCGACCATGCGCGAACTACCCGTCCGCATGCCGGGGAATCAATGAAAGACAACAAAATCATGCCGGGGCTCATCCTGATAGGAGTGGCCCTGGTGCTGTTCGTCTCATGCCTGGCGGCATTCGCCACCAAGCATCATGACGTCGGACTGATGCTGGCTTCTCTGGCCGGCGTCGGATTCGTCGCCGGTGGCGGATGGCTGATGATCGAGCACCTGAGGGTGCGGCGAATCGAAGACCGTTGGTACGCAGAGCATCCCGATGCCCTGCGGCAGCGGCCGAGTAGTTAA
- a CDS encoding Lrp/AsnC family transcriptional regulator, protein MSELLDDIDRVLARELVADGRATLAHLAAVAGLSVSAVQSRVRRLEARGVVVGYSARINPEAVGNMLSAFVAITPLDPSQPDDAPARLEHIDAIESCHSVAGEESYVLLVRVETARALEDLLQRIRTAANVRTRSTVILQTFYDRRDSVP, encoded by the coding sequence ATGAGCGAACTGCTCGATGACATCGACCGTGTGCTGGCGCGAGAGTTGGTCGCCGACGGACGCGCGACGCTGGCGCATCTGGCAGCGGTGGCGGGACTGTCGGTGTCGGCGGTGCAGTCGCGGGTACGGCGCCTGGAGGCCAGGGGTGTGGTGGTCGGGTACTCGGCCAGGATCAACCCCGAAGCCGTCGGGAACATGCTGTCGGCGTTCGTGGCCATCACTCCTCTCGATCCCTCTCAACCCGATGATGCTCCCGCGCGGCTCGAACACATCGATGCCATCGAGTCCTGTCATTCGGTGGCCGGCGAGGAGAGCTACGTCCTGCTCGTGCGTGTCGAGACCGCGCGGGCGCTCGAAGACTTGCTGCAACGCATCCGGACAGCAGCGAACGTCCGCACACGAAGCACGGTCATCCTACAAACTTTTTACGACAGACGCGACTCTGTGCCGTAA